One genomic segment of uncultured Desulfobacter sp. includes these proteins:
- a CDS encoding DUF3341 domain-containing protein: MNTDAIIVTGLYNTQEETLAAVKKIQEKGFEVTEVHSPIPSNALARALGRKKSRIGWFTLTGGIIGFFSGFALTVFTSTRWSLIVSGKPIISWIPFFIVAFEFTILFAVIGNVLGIVTQVGLPDPDYEKNYDPECSGTMYGIEVASTPEDADSLRDLLDNTGAIKKQRESK, translated from the coding sequence ATGAATACGGATGCCATCATAGTCACAGGCCTTTATAACACCCAGGAAGAAACCCTGGCTGCCGTAAAAAAAATACAGGAAAAGGGCTTTGAGGTAACAGAAGTTCACAGCCCCATTCCCAGCAACGCCCTTGCACGGGCGCTTGGCAGGAAAAAAAGCAGGATCGGATGGTTTACCCTGACCGGCGGGATCATTGGATTTTTTTCCGGATTCGCCCTTACCGTTTTTACGTCCACCCGATGGAGCCTCATTGTCAGTGGAAAGCCCATTATTTCCTGGATACCTTTTTTCATCGTCGCCTTTGAGTTTACCATCCTGTTTGCCGTGATTGGAAATGTATTGGGCATAGTGACCCAGGTGGGGCTTCCAGACCCGGACTATGAAAAAAATTATGACCCGGAATGCTCAGGCACTATGTATGGGATTGAAGTGGCTTCAACGCCCGAAGATGCTGACAGTCTGAGAGATCTGCTCGACAACACAGGGGCTATTAAAAAACAGAGGGAAAGCAAATGA
- the iscB gene encoding RNA-guided endonuclease IscB: MYRELKTNDGMLPQSRPLESRVADNRGVGRNGSGNTAAMQQSRGESSANAKAEPLPALAENGVSRVFVLDKRGQPLMPCHPARARKLLAIDKARVHQQFPFTIRLIDRTRENSDVQPINVKIDPGANTTGMAVVRVEESVKASHILHLSELTHRGHAIRKKMGQRANYRRRRRSKNLWYRKPRFDNRTRPKGWLPPSLRSRVDNVTSWVKKYQNICPVSGIVLERVKFDIQKLQNPDISGVEYQQGALFGYEVREYLLERYGHKCVYCEGLSKDPIFEIEHFVPKNPAKGPQGTDSVKNMVIGCRTCNQAKNNYQPEQWAEVLGKSRKNIDKTRLSNLNRLLEGKRPSLAATAAVNTTRNAIFFELKQLAPVECSTGGRTKYNRCRFNIPKTHCLDAACTGKTNAVAGWKQSVLLIKAMGRGSYQRTRVNAAGFPRGYLMRKKAVHGFATGDIVKAEVSKGKKQGIYIGRVAVRKTGSFNIQTKTGTVQGVSWRYCQIISRQNGYNLAIQNSSPT, from the coding sequence TTGTATAGAGAGCTAAAAACCAACGACGGGATGCTTCCTCAGTCCCGTCCGCTTGAATCCCGGGTTGCAGACAACCGAGGGGTCGGACGAAACGGGTCCGGGAATACAGCCGCTATGCAACAGTCCCGAGGGGAGAGTTCTGCCAATGCCAAGGCAGAACCGTTACCAGCATTAGCTGAGAACGGCGTAAGCCGTGTTTTTGTATTGGACAAGAGGGGTCAACCTTTAATGCCGTGCCATCCAGCCAGAGCAAGAAAGCTTTTGGCTATAGATAAGGCAAGGGTTCATCAGCAATTCCCATTTACCATTAGACTCATTGATAGAACCCGAGAGAACAGTGATGTTCAGCCTATTAATGTTAAAATTGATCCCGGGGCCAATACAACTGGAATGGCAGTTGTACGGGTTGAAGAAAGTGTAAAGGCAAGTCATATCCTCCATCTTTCCGAATTAACCCATAGAGGACATGCCATTCGTAAGAAAATGGGACAAAGAGCTAATTATCGGAGAAGACGCAGGTCTAAGAATCTGTGGTACCGAAAGCCCCGGTTCGATAACAGAACTCGACCCAAAGGGTGGCTCCCACCAAGCCTGCGGTCCCGGGTGGATAATGTCACATCCTGGGTTAAGAAATATCAAAATATTTGTCCCGTTTCCGGCATTGTTTTGGAACGGGTGAAGTTTGATATTCAGAAGCTTCAAAATCCGGATATTTCAGGTGTTGAGTATCAGCAAGGGGCTTTATTTGGATATGAGGTTAGAGAATATTTACTTGAGCGATATGGTCACAAATGTGTTTATTGTGAAGGTTTAAGCAAAGATCCAATTTTTGAGATTGAGCATTTTGTACCAAAAAATCCTGCAAAAGGCCCCCAAGGCACAGATAGTGTTAAAAATATGGTTATTGGCTGTAGGACCTGCAATCAAGCCAAAAACAATTACCAGCCGGAACAATGGGCTGAGGTTTTGGGTAAGAGTCGAAAAAATATTGATAAAACCAGGCTCAGTAACCTTAACCGATTACTTGAAGGGAAGCGTCCTTCTTTGGCCGCAACCGCAGCGGTAAATACCACCAGGAATGCCATCTTTTTTGAGTTAAAGCAATTGGCCCCAGTGGAATGTTCAACCGGTGGCAGGACCAAATATAACCGGTGTCGATTCAATATCCCCAAAACTCATTGCCTGGATGCAGCTTGTACCGGCAAAACAAATGCAGTTGCCGGTTGGAAACAAAGCGTCCTCTTGATCAAAGCCATGGGCCGAGGCAGCTACCAAAGAACAAGAGTCAATGCTGCTGGTTTCCCCCGGGGTTATTTAATGCGGAAAAAGGCTGTGCATGGTTTTGCCACCGGGGACATTGTCAAAGCTGAAGTCTCAAAAGGCAAAAAGCAAGGGATTTATATTGGCAGGGTTGCTGTTCGAAAAACCGGTAGCTTTAATATTCAAACAAAAACAGGAACTGTCCAGGGTGTTTCCTGGCGTTATTGCCAAATCATATCCCGTCAAAACGGGTATAATTTAGCAATCCAAAATTCCTCCCCGACCTAA
- the nrfD gene encoding NrfD/PsrC family molybdoenzyme membrane anchor subunit yields the protein MSELTFETINTTVLDTLTRPGKAYWCMIALLFCGAIMGASCWAYQIIVGVGVAGMNTPVHWGTYLINFVFWVGIAHSGTLISAILFLFRAQWRNPIARAAETMTVFAVCIAGLFPFIHLGRAWLVFYMLPLPNQRTLWPNFQSPLMFDVIAISTYLTVSSLFWYTGLLPDLAIIRDRSHGMRKKIFKVLSLGWSGKTGQWINYSRAYLLFAGLATPLVISVHSVVSWDFALSVIPGWHTTIFAPYFVAGAIHSGLAMVLTLCIPLRKILKYEALITMNVLESIAKTIVFTGIIVGFSYATELFIAWYSHNSIEMETFWWRAFGHYAPEYWIMVVCNTVIPLLYLSKKIRTHVIPLFIISIFVNIGMWFERFVIIAGSVAHDFLPNAWGHYRPTWVEGGIMVGAFCLFFFLFLLFVKHLPSVSMTEMKEMVHHKVE from the coding sequence ATGTCTGAATTGACTTTTGAAACAATCAATACCACGGTCCTGGACACGCTGACCCGTCCGGGAAAGGCCTACTGGTGCATGATCGCCTTGTTGTTTTGCGGCGCCATCATGGGTGCTTCCTGCTGGGCCTACCAGATCATTGTCGGCGTAGGCGTGGCAGGTATGAACACACCGGTCCACTGGGGCACCTATCTGATAAACTTTGTTTTCTGGGTGGGAATTGCCCATTCCGGCACCCTGATTTCCGCCATTTTGTTTCTGTTCCGGGCACAATGGAGAAACCCCATTGCCAGGGCTGCTGAAACCATGACCGTCTTTGCCGTGTGCATTGCGGGGCTTTTTCCTTTTATTCACCTGGGCCGTGCCTGGCTGGTGTTTTATATGCTGCCCCTTCCCAACCAAAGAACGTTATGGCCCAACTTTCAATCGCCCCTGATGTTTGATGTTATTGCCATCTCCACCTATCTCACGGTGAGTAGTCTTTTCTGGTATACCGGGCTTCTCCCGGATTTGGCCATCATCAGGGACCGGTCCCATGGCATGCGCAAAAAAATTTTTAAGGTACTCTCCCTTGGATGGTCCGGTAAAACCGGGCAATGGATAAACTACTCCAGGGCCTATCTTTTGTTTGCCGGTCTTGCCACCCCCCTTGTTATTTCGGTCCACAGCGTAGTGTCCTGGGATTTTGCCCTTAGCGTAATACCCGGCTGGCACACCACCATTTTTGCGCCCTATTTTGTTGCCGGGGCCATTCATTCAGGCCTTGCCATGGTGCTGACCTTATGTATTCCCTTGAGAAAAATTCTCAAGTACGAAGCGCTGATCACCATGAATGTACTTGAAAGCATCGCAAAAACCATTGTTTTTACCGGCATCATTGTGGGATTTTCCTATGCCACGGAACTGTTCATCGCCTGGTACAGCCACAACAGCATTGAAATGGAAACCTTCTGGTGGCGGGCGTTTGGTCATTATGCGCCGGAATACTGGATCATGGTGGTCTGCAATACCGTCATCCCCCTGTTGTATTTATCAAAAAAAATCAGAACCCATGTCATCCCGTTATTTATCATTTCCATTTTTGTAAACATCGGCATGTGGTTTGAGCGTTTTGTCATCATCGCGGGCAGCGTTGCCCATGATTTTCTGCCCAATGCCTGGGGGCATTACCGCCCCACATGGGTTGAGGGAGGAATCATGGTAGGTGCCTTTTGCCTTTTCTTTTTCCTGTTTTTGCTGTTTGTTAAGCACCTGCCGTCGGTTTCCATGACGGAAATGAAAGAAATGGTTCATCATAAAGTGGAGTAA
- a CDS encoding 4Fe-4S dicluster domain-containing protein has protein sequence MDRRTFLKTAGIGSISVACGCKSDYDKNIFSLVTAPKDFVTGQAVWYASTCMECPAGCGILAKNREGRVIKLEGNPAHPVNRGKLCIRGQAALQSVYDPDRLMMPQLKTGQTFKPISYHQAFDILKKRMHTASEKGSNRVKMLTGITSVPLSALFATTLEAFGANPAAVYEPYSHDALRAAHHALFAKPMLPSFHMENADFILGFGADFVETWLSPVEYIRKFKSMHSPEDGTKGTFVHAGPYMSLTAANADKFFPVTAGTEYMVALGVIRQILKTRTIDHLPGPFLKELTAVVSPYQSDIVETNTGFPEADQNRLAESLLASHRPLVLGSTGTTTADASFALEMAATLMNLVLDKDLSLYDFEQRHALEKVMTAKETAEFFKAAATDPTELLLFYNTNPLFTFPKNADLTDIFNRKEIFKVSFSNVMDETSKNADLIFPVQLPLETWDSYESNTACISTLQPAMGRLTKAPSMGDVFLDLSDKDRQFDNYYEYLADYLYTNMPEKSKAHFMQTIQSGGIFRSSSTSGAGKPSLDPESIKALKKALHAIKLSEEPKLNFLAVPSLRLYDGRGSNKSWLNEIPDPVTSIAWETMLMIHPATLEERGFAHGDILTIEAGDHAITAPVYSYQGVASGVMVMQMGQGHNACGRYAQGFGSNPVDLLSGNLETSDFLSYLITPTSVKRTGKVEALPQTDGSRSQYKRKIALSMTVASSHSENGHGKSADHGQSDGHGKKEGGGLDMNQFPLTLPTEEGYDKKRDIYAPHEHDGYRWGMIVDLDKCVGCNACVAACYAENNIGVVGKEQIIKGREMAWLRIERYQDQNNEDRLIFLPMMCQHCDAAPCEAVCPVYAPHHSKEGLNNQVYNRCIGTRFCAQNCPYKVRKFNWFDWERPKPLDLQLNPDVTARSKGIMEKCSFCIQRIKKAHNQAKNENRKIRDGEIQPACVQTCPANALTFGNFLDKNSAVSILARESRAYQVLGYLNTKPAVIYLKKRVQEL, from the coding sequence ATGGATAGGCGAACATTTCTTAAAACGGCCGGAATCGGAAGCATTTCTGTTGCCTGTGGCTGCAAGTCAGACTATGACAAAAATATTTTTTCACTGGTAACGGCCCCGAAAGATTTTGTAACAGGGCAAGCGGTATGGTATGCCTCCACATGCATGGAATGCCCTGCAGGATGCGGTATCCTTGCAAAAAACCGTGAAGGCCGGGTTATTAAGCTGGAAGGAAATCCCGCCCATCCGGTGAACCGTGGAAAATTGTGCATCCGGGGACAGGCTGCTCTACAGTCTGTTTATGATCCAGACAGACTGATGATGCCGCAACTAAAAACAGGCCAGACATTTAAACCGATCTCTTATCATCAAGCCTTTGACATTCTGAAAAAGCGGATGCACACCGCATCAGAAAAGGGAAGCAACCGCGTCAAAATGTTGACCGGCATAACATCAGTACCCCTTTCCGCCCTGTTTGCAACCACCCTGGAGGCATTTGGCGCAAATCCCGCAGCCGTATACGAACCCTACTCCCACGATGCCTTGAGGGCCGCCCACCACGCCCTGTTTGCAAAGCCCATGCTTCCCTCTTTTCATATGGAAAACGCAGATTTTATTCTGGGATTTGGCGCAGATTTTGTAGAAACCTGGCTGTCACCAGTTGAATATATCCGCAAATTCAAATCCATGCACAGCCCTGAAGACGGTACAAAGGGGACGTTCGTTCATGCAGGCCCCTACATGTCCCTGACGGCCGCCAATGCAGACAAATTTTTCCCGGTTACAGCGGGAACGGAATATATGGTGGCCTTGGGGGTAATCCGCCAAATTTTGAAAACCAGAACAATAGATCATCTGCCTGGGCCTTTTTTAAAAGAACTTACGGCTGTTGTCAGTCCATATCAGTCTGACATCGTTGAAACAAATACCGGATTCCCGGAAGCGGATCAAAACCGTTTGGCCGAATCCCTGCTCGCATCCCACCGCCCCCTGGTTCTGGGATCAACAGGCACCACAACGGCAGACGCCTCCTTTGCCCTGGAGATGGCCGCGACCCTGATGAATCTTGTGCTGGACAAGGATCTTTCCCTGTATGATTTTGAACAAAGGCACGCCCTTGAAAAAGTCATGACGGCAAAAGAAACCGCCGAATTCTTCAAAGCAGCCGCCACTGACCCCACAGAACTCTTATTGTTTTATAATACCAACCCCCTGTTTACGTTTCCAAAAAACGCTGATTTAACGGATATTTTTAATCGTAAAGAGATTTTCAAGGTCAGTTTTTCAAATGTCATGGATGAGACGTCCAAAAACGCAGACCTTATTTTCCCGGTGCAGCTGCCGCTTGAGACCTGGGACAGTTATGAAAGCAACACGGCATGCATTTCAACCCTCCAGCCTGCCATGGGACGGCTCACCAAGGCGCCCTCCATGGGCGATGTGTTCCTCGACCTGTCAGACAAAGACCGGCAGTTTGATAACTACTATGAATATCTTGCCGACTACCTGTATACGAATATGCCTGAAAAGAGCAAAGCCCATTTCATGCAAACAATTCAATCCGGCGGGATATTTCGTTCCAGTAGCACATCCGGGGCCGGGAAGCCCTCCCTTGACCCGGAATCCATCAAGGCGCTTAAAAAAGCACTTCACGCCATCAAACTTTCTGAAGAACCAAAATTGAATTTTTTGGCGGTTCCGTCACTTCGGCTCTATGACGGCCGGGGGAGCAACAAGTCCTGGCTCAATGAAATACCCGATCCTGTGACCAGTATTGCCTGGGAAACCATGCTCATGATTCACCCTGCAACCCTTGAAGAACGTGGGTTCGCACACGGGGACATCCTGACCATTGAAGCAGGCGACCACGCCATCACAGCACCGGTCTATTCCTACCAGGGCGTTGCCTCAGGAGTCATGGTCATGCAAATGGGCCAGGGGCATAATGCCTGCGGCCGGTATGCCCAAGGATTTGGCAGCAACCCGGTTGATCTTTTGTCAGGAAATCTTGAAACCTCTGATTTTCTCTCCTATCTAATCACCCCCACTTCGGTTAAGCGGACCGGCAAGGTTGAAGCACTTCCCCAGACAGATGGCAGCCGGTCCCAGTACAAACGAAAAATTGCCCTGTCCATGACCGTGGCAAGCAGCCACAGCGAAAACGGACACGGTAAATCTGCCGACCACGGTCAGTCCGACGGGCATGGAAAAAAAGAGGGCGGGGGCCTGGATATGAACCAATTCCCGTTAACCCTGCCAACCGAAGAAGGATACGATAAAAAACGAGATATTTACGCCCCCCACGAACATGACGGCTACCGGTGGGGGATGATCGTGGATCTGGACAAATGTGTGGGATGCAACGCCTGCGTGGCTGCATGTTATGCGGAAAACAATATCGGCGTTGTGGGAAAAGAGCAGATCATAAAAGGCCGTGAAATGGCGTGGCTGCGAATTGAACGATACCAGGATCAAAACAATGAAGACCGGCTGATTTTTCTTCCCATGATGTGCCAGCACTGCGATGCGGCACCCTGTGAGGCCGTATGTCCGGTGTACGCCCCCCACCATTCCAAGGAGGGGCTCAACAACCAGGTTTACAACCGCTGTATCGGCACAAGGTTCTGTGCCCAGAACTGCCCGTACAAAGTCAGAAAGTTCAACTGGTTTGACTGGGAAAGACCCAAGCCTCTCGACCTTCAGCTCAACCCCGATGTCACCGCCAGAAGCAAAGGGATCATGGAAAAATGCTCATTTTGTATACAGCGTATTAAAAAAGCCCACAATCAGGCAAAAAATGAAAACCGTAAGATTCGGGACGGGGAGATTCAGCCGGCATGCGTGCAGACATGCCCTGCCAATGCACTGACCTTTGGTAATTTCCTGGACAAAAACAGTGCGGTTTCCATTCTAGCCCGGGAATCACGAGCTTACCAGGTGCTTGGCTATCTGAATACCAAACCTGCTGTTATTTATTTGAAGAAAAGAGTGCAGGAACTATGA
- the ubiE gene encoding bifunctional demethylmenaquinone methyltransferase/2-methoxy-6-polyprenyl-1,4-benzoquinol methylase UbiE, with protein sequence MILDIDKWYNRKKRFEQFENHVSKTRTAKFGFTTYAESEKRHRVNRHFNSIATQYDFMNTILSGGIHYLWKRRAVDTLMIKPEQKILDVCGGTGDIARLSASRTGKNGMSVVYDMNRKMIEQGKKKSIKGVTFVQGDAESISFPDGSFDAVSIGFGIRNVTHLETGFKEIFRVLKKGGAMCCLEFSKPDNPFFRYLYDLYSFKIMPLIGGLITGSTEAYTAFPESIRAFPLPGELSLILQNIGFKDIKVTKLTNGIAVIHSARK encoded by the coding sequence ATGATTTTAGATATTGATAAATGGTACAATCGAAAAAAACGATTTGAGCAGTTTGAAAATCATGTATCAAAAACCCGGACGGCAAAATTCGGGTTTACCACCTATGCCGAATCAGAGAAGCGTCACCGGGTTAACCGGCATTTCAATTCCATTGCCACACAATACGACTTTATGAATACCATTTTGAGTGGCGGAATTCATTATTTATGGAAACGAAGGGCCGTTGATACACTCATGATCAAACCGGAGCAAAAAATTCTGGATGTCTGCGGAGGAACGGGTGATATAGCCAGGTTGTCCGCTTCCAGAACAGGCAAAAACGGTATGTCGGTTGTGTATGATATGAACCGAAAAATGATCGAACAAGGGAAAAAAAAATCCATAAAAGGAGTAACCTTTGTTCAAGGGGATGCTGAATCCATCTCTTTTCCTGATGGTTCGTTTGATGCTGTTTCCATCGGATTTGGGATTCGAAACGTCACCCATCTTGAAACCGGTTTCAAGGAGATCTTCCGGGTGTTGAAAAAAGGCGGTGCCATGTGTTGCCTGGAATTTTCAAAACCTGACAACCCTTTCTTTAGATATCTTTACGATCTGTATTCATTCAAAATAATGCCCTTAATCGGGGGACTCATCACCGGTTCAACAGAAGCTTACACGGCATTTCCAGAATCCATACGCGCGTTTCCACTCCCCGGGGAGTTAAGCCTGATTTTACAAAATATTGGTTTTAAGGATATCAAAGTTACAAAGTTGACAAATGGCATCGCAGTGATTCATTCCGCAAGGAAATAA
- a CDS encoding AarF/ABC1/UbiB kinase family protein, protein MIVLRLCLNVKLFWRLVCIFWVVVWYGIKDVTGRVVRVASKVPGSPEKNKDTAATEFPSPRMIRLCMEQLGPSFIKLGQLLSTRDDILPFEYVNEFKRLQDQVQPLPLSAISNVVERELGKPLAALFDRFNSESIAAASVAQVHEARLFSGERVAVKVIRPDILPIIRKDIRLMYYLARMIENLSQRGKMLGVVNLVKEFERTIFKELDMFTEAGNIERFRTNFKHTREMHICKVYREYTSRSVLVMEYIDGIKVDQVEAIKAAGIDPGEIALIGLRSFSRQLMEFGFFHADPHPGNTIVMADGRVSIIDFGLMGYVDDEMMKELANICLGFADHDYDLVMDALKEMGLLNKKQICLKEFKADLKDVSEPFYGRPLPSISVKEVYDKVIQMVLKHRITMPRNLLLIFKTFVQNEAIGKKLGSTSSILQVARPYAENLLKQNLKPDQLFKRFNADARKMAGHLQSMPESISGFLANAAANSLSMEIRHTTSAKIQQTLEKSINRLVMGIIIAASTIAAALILNSSQKLFDMDFGFAGFPEISLTGLLGVTGYVIATFLGLWLIVSILRSGRL, encoded by the coding sequence GTGATTGTTTTGAGACTTTGCCTGAACGTTAAACTGTTCTGGCGGCTTGTGTGTATCTTCTGGGTCGTAGTCTGGTATGGCATCAAGGATGTGACCGGTCGTGTTGTCAGGGTTGCGTCCAAGGTTCCCGGATCTCCAGAAAAGAACAAAGATACTGCTGCAACCGAATTTCCGTCTCCCAGGATGATCCGCCTCTGCATGGAGCAACTCGGTCCCAGCTTTATCAAGCTGGGACAGCTTTTGAGCACCCGAGATGATATTCTACCTTTTGAATATGTAAATGAATTCAAAAGACTACAGGATCAGGTACAGCCCCTTCCCTTATCTGCGATTTCCAATGTAGTGGAAAGGGAATTAGGCAAACCTCTGGCAGCCCTGTTTGATCGTTTCAATTCCGAATCCATTGCCGCAGCGTCCGTGGCCCAGGTTCACGAGGCCCGGCTTTTTTCAGGAGAGAGGGTTGCGGTCAAGGTTATTCGACCGGATATCCTTCCCATTATTCGAAAAGACATACGGCTGATGTATTATCTTGCCCGGATGATAGAGAATCTTTCTCAACGCGGCAAAATGCTCGGTGTCGTGAATCTTGTCAAAGAATTTGAACGGACCATCTTCAAAGAACTGGATATGTTTACGGAAGCCGGTAATATTGAACGATTCAGAACTAATTTCAAGCATACGCGAGAAATGCATATCTGCAAAGTCTATCGTGAATACACAAGCCGGTCAGTCCTGGTGATGGAGTATATCGATGGTATCAAAGTAGATCAGGTAGAGGCCATCAAAGCCGCCGGCATCGACCCCGGTGAAATAGCGCTTATAGGCCTTCGATCCTTCTCCCGGCAACTCATGGAATTCGGCTTCTTCCACGCGGATCCCCACCCGGGAAACACCATTGTCATGGCAGATGGCCGGGTCAGCATTATCGACTTCGGGCTGATGGGTTACGTGGACGATGAAATGATGAAAGAACTTGCCAATATTTGCCTTGGGTTTGCGGATCACGATTATGATTTGGTTATGGATGCCTTGAAAGAAATGGGTCTTTTAAACAAGAAACAGATTTGCCTCAAGGAATTCAAAGCCGACTTAAAGGATGTCAGTGAACCTTTTTATGGCCGTCCTCTTCCCTCCATCTCGGTCAAAGAGGTCTATGACAAGGTAATACAAATGGTGCTCAAGCACCGAATCACGATGCCAAGAAACCTCCTGCTGATTTTCAAGACCTTTGTTCAAAACGAAGCCATTGGAAAAAAACTTGGCAGCACGTCAAGCATTCTTCAAGTTGCCCGGCCATATGCCGAAAACCTGCTAAAGCAGAATTTAAAACCAGACCAACTCTTCAAACGATTCAATGCAGATGCCCGGAAAATGGCAGGCCATCTTCAATCCATGCCGGAAAGCATTAGCGGATTTCTTGCCAATGCAGCAGCCAACAGCCTTTCCATGGAGATTCGACACACAACATCCGCCAAGATACAACAAACCCTGGAAAAGTCCATCAACCGGTTAGTTATGGGGATTATAATCGCTGCCTCAACTATTGCGGCGGCCTTGATTCTTAATTCTTCCCAGAAGCTTTTCGACATGGACTTTGGGTTTGCCGGCTTTCCCGAAATATCACTAACCGGCCTTCTCGGTGTTACAGGGTATGTTATCGCAACGTTTCTCGGACTCTGGTTGATAGTTTCAATTCTTCGCTCAGGACGCTTGTAA
- a CDS encoding dual CXXC motif small (seleno)protein: MDKTTKHCPSCGGKLVVRRACPHVIIRCAACGKNYPQDKYKELIDDYWEEKLAHIPVNRL, from the coding sequence ATGGATAAAACCACCAAACACTGCCCGTCATGCGGCGGAAAGCTTGTTGTCAGGCGCGCCTGCCCCCATGTTATCATACGCTGCGCCGCTTGCGGCAAAAACTACCCCCAGGATAAATACAAAGAACTGATAGATGATTACTGGGAGGAAAAGCTGGCCCATATACCGGTGAACCGTCTTTAA
- the gpt gene encoding xanthine phosphoribosyltransferase — translation MSDKNERYKRSYPISWEQLHRDAKALSWRLHDLHRTWKSIVAVSRGGLVPAAIIARELDIHLIDTICITSYDWQNQGESTILKSIDGAGEGLLIIDDLVDTGGTAKIVRQMLPSAYFATIYAKPAGKPLVDAHVTEVSQDTWILFPWDSESRFVAPIAGK, via the coding sequence ATGTCAGATAAAAACGAACGTTATAAACGAAGTTACCCCATTTCCTGGGAACAGCTGCACCGGGATGCCAAGGCCCTGTCCTGGCGTCTGCATGACCTTCACCGCACATGGAAGAGCATTGTGGCAGTCTCCCGGGGCGGACTCGTTCCGGCAGCCATCATTGCCCGGGAACTGGATATTCACCTCATCGACACCATCTGCATCACCAGTTATGACTGGCAGAACCAGGGAGAATCCACCATTTTGAAATCTATAGACGGTGCCGGGGAAGGGCTTTTGATCATTGATGACCTTGTGGATACGGGAGGTACGGCTAAAATTGTAAGACAGATGCTGCCCAGCGCCTATTTTGCAACCATTTATGCCAAGCCTGCCGGAAAACCCCTGGTGGACGCACATGTCACGGAAGTAAGCCAGGATACCTGGATTCTTTTTCCCTGGGACTCAGAGTCCCGGTTTGTGGCGCCTATTGCCGGGAAATGA
- a CDS encoding NHL repeat-containing protein, whose amino-acid sequence MLKKSKLMVFFCSLLIFGISINSAIGEELQFEHVLNIGSTGTGPGQFKYVEDFAIDSNGYLLATDAAHAWVQVFDKTTGKYITRFGGKGDEDENLEKPEGISVAPDGRIFVADYTTGDVKIYDKKYKWLDTFSEYGSEPGQNIKSEFTDIYEGLYYMPEAGNHRVSVWDLDGNFKFTFGKKGTAKGEMNNPEAAKFNSKGEMIVSDLKNNRIQVFTKDGEFLRAFSQEGSGPGDLKANAGVGIDKDDNIYVGEIGNNRVSVFDVQGKFLTMWGKKGSGNSEFGNIHGVLVDKKTGWVYVADTANDRIQVFKPKQ is encoded by the coding sequence ATGTTAAAAAAAAGCAAACTGATGGTGTTTTTTTGTAGTTTATTGATCTTTGGCATTAGTATTAATTCTGCTATTGGTGAGGAGCTACAATTCGAACATGTTCTTAATATCGGTTCGACCGGGACCGGCCCTGGGCAGTTCAAATATGTAGAGGACTTCGCTATTGACTCTAACGGTTATTTGCTGGCAACAGATGCAGCACATGCCTGGGTCCAGGTGTTTGATAAAACAACAGGAAAATATATCACACGCTTTGGAGGCAAGGGAGATGAGGACGAAAACTTAGAGAAACCTGAGGGTATTTCTGTCGCACCGGATGGAAGAATTTTTGTTGCAGATTATACAACCGGTGATGTTAAAATTTATGATAAAAAATACAAATGGCTTGATACTTTCAGCGAATATGGTTCTGAACCTGGCCAAAATATAAAGTCTGAATTCACTGATATTTATGAGGGACTTTATTATATGCCTGAAGCAGGAAATCACAGGGTCTCTGTTTGGGATTTGGATGGCAATTTCAAATTTACTTTTGGTAAAAAGGGAACTGCTAAGGGAGAGATGAATAACCCGGAAGCAGCCAAGTTTAATAGCAAAGGTGAAATGATCGTCAGTGACCTGAAAAACAACCGAATTCAGGTCTTTACGAAAGATGGTGAGTTTTTGAGAGCGTTTTCACAGGAAGGTTCCGGACCGGGAGATCTAAAAGCCAATGCAGGTGTTGGGATTGACAAAGATGATAATATTTATGTCGGTGAAATCGGAAACAACAGAGTTTCCGTCTTTGATGTTCAGGGCAAATTTTTGACCATGTGGGGTAAAAAAGGATCGGGAAATTCCGAGTTTGGAAATATCCACGGTGTTCTTGTTGACAAAAAGACCGGATGGGTATACGTAGCAGACACGGCAAATGACCGTATTCAGGTCTTTAAACCCAAGCAATAA